The genome window agagttcacccAAAATACACAGTTTCCGTTTCCCTGTAGTTATTTATCAATCTAGATTGCTTTAATGTCtgcatttttgtttgtttgaaggGTGGTCCTTTTAACCATAGCATTGTTTTCTTTTTCGTTTTAATAAATACTTGGGTTGAAGGGATACGGATGCCACTTTTAAGGTTTTGGGCAAAATTACATGATATTTGACCCCAAGAATCCGATCAAAATCTACATTTCAGGTAACAAACCCTCTCTCATGCTGTAGTGCATTTTGCACGGTTACCTGCTTCCCTCTAGTGTTCAAAATGGATCTTGCATCGTCACCACCTACCGGATATGTCGTCTTCGTTTGACCTTCTCGTTTCACATGATTTGTCGGTGGCTGCATGGTGAAATCCATGCCGACAGGAGTATAACATGAAAAGACCCAACTTTTGAATGTTGTCGCCTTACAGGTAACCACCTTTGCCTTAGGAATGAAAGCagcaatttactttttgaatgtCGATGAATAAAATCAATGTCTATGCCATTCATTCATAGAGATTGCTTCATGCTAGGCTAGCTCATGCTAACTAGGAAGCTTTGCAGTGCGGACGTGACAAATGTGACATAGGCTACATGTTATATCTGTATCTATATTATTGTTTCTGCTCATGATGGTCGCTCAAGGCTTATTTTGAGCAGTTTCAGTGTGGTATTTAAGAAGTATTATTTGAAAGACAGCTGTCATGTAGTCTGAAAAGTTCTGGAAAACGTGTGTCTCAGGATTTATGACAGATGTAAAACATGTTTAAACAAACCTATGTAATACAATGTATTTAGTTTAATATGACCTTGTCGACATTAATGGTCAATTGgttaaaacaaacacaaatgttCCCGAATCTTCGAATCTGCTGTCCAGTGAATTCCGGGCTCCCGTTGTGTTTACCTGGGTGGGGGGGTAAACTGCAACTGCAACTGCACTGTTGTTGGAAAGCTAGTTACATAAAGGTATGAAACTCACAGGCTGTATTCTGTGTCTCCGCAGCGGGGCCACAGTAAACCCACGGCACCATGGTGAAGTATTACTGCTGCGCAGGTATGCTCAAAAGCAGCTGGGACCAAgtctgtgttgctttctggcAACGATATCCCAACCCTTACAGGTGAGCGATAAGAGTCTGCATTCAGTGTTTCCTCTGCTCCTTGCATACACTGATCTATCCAAATTGCCAAGCATGAAGAGTTGGGATTATGTGTCTACATTTCTATACTCAAAGTGGTGAAAAGTAACTGAAGTGTATTTACTCTAGCAGTGTTCTTAGGTATAGGATGTAGGTACTTCACTAGTATTTTAGGGTACTTAACACTTTGAATCCACTGCAGTTCAGATGCTTGTTTCTTATGTTTTTGCACATTGATTATTAGATAAAATATGTAATCCAGTGATGTGATATAACATAATTATGTCACCTGATGAGAAATGTAATCTTTAACATGTTAAGTCCTTTTTTATGCACATAATCCAGAACTTCTGCTAAAGTAAGATGATTAATTTTAGACTTTTATCTGTAATGGAGCATTTCTATATTATGATGTTGCTATTTTACAGTGAGTAAAATACTGAGTGATTGGTGTATGATATTTGCATTCCTTTAGGTTACTTATTTTCATATATTTGCTTGCATAGATTAAACAATATTATTTAATTGAAgaaaaatatactttattataAGCCCACAGAGATTTTGTATTGTTGTGATCCTTATCTTCTCCTTCTCTCCCACAGTAACCATGTTTTGACTGAAGACATAATTTTCCGAGAGGTTACTCCAACAAACTGCCTCCTTTCCAGACGTCTCTTGACCAAAACGAGCCGAGCACCTCGCTGGATGGAGCCCTACCTTCCAAAGCAAATGTCCAGCTCGGCATATATCATCGAGGACTCTATTGTGGACCCTCAGAAAAGGACCATGACCACCCTCACATGGAACATCAGCCACGCTCGACTCATGGTACCACAATGTTTGCTTCCACTCAGCATGGCACAAAGTAACAACAGCCTCGTgatcattttgtttgtttttatctctCTGTTACAGTCGGTTGAAGAGCGGTGCAAGTACTATATTAACCCTGAAAATGGCAGCTGCACTGAGATAAAGAGAGAAGCTTGGATCTCTACCACCATCTATGGGCTGTCAAGAGCTGTTCAGGTCAGTAGAGTAAAGTGGAGCTCCGTACTATGTAACACAGgtgtggggaacctttttcctctcaagggccatttacattttttcaacatcctccgagggccgtacaaatgattgacgtctgcttaaaaatactaaaatcacagcccattcatttggcctttctttcatgctgtgcaaagaaaaagcaacctcttaatccagatattaaACCATGATTCGCGCATGCACGTGCACAGTTGtagcatgaccaccaaaacagaaagatatggacacaagatgtgtgcaatttagtttcctatccatgtgaacatgattttagTGGGGGGgaactaacctcctctaggggggtccgggccCGGGGCATGtacccctgggaagatttttttttaaatgttgaagttaaaagcatcaatctggtgcactttgagagcaacattacgAGATCTATGgagatacatctctcaacacccatttgaaacagaactggaagcagattttctttttctttatggatattttacaaatcactcccctttcaaactgtatccttgtttattaataacaacttttttttactgtcatatagtattttatacccgtttactgtattctcttattttcttatagctataatgatcatataaagatgtgcctttacctcactggtagtagaaaaagcttcttatattcgttagcatagctagctaaccagatgctaataacaacaaagttattgactgtatgatcagtatgacagatgaacagatcgccactgggctttcagctaaagacacagccacgcaacaaCTGCGGCATGTGCTCCTTATGGCTAACAGAGttagctagtggagcctcgcagatgggggtgctgcagccccctcagcttCCCCGCATCCATTTGcaatgtctcgcagaccccacgcagcaagcaggaaatgaacccagctcgcactgtccgctcctcgcagcagtgagccgcgcaacgtcccgccaacacgggacccagaccccacgcagcattctcatctgtttgtccttactggtgtcactttctggttgctaactaacgccattgtaacacataatcactgatgttccgctgtaacggtggtggactcatcagaacagagtgggcgagctgaccaatcagagcacactgggctcactgggggggggggaggagctccaacaagccgtttaggacagagtgtatacacatactatacagagatgctgtatgagaaaccaatgtgagtttttggaacattgaacaatgtaaatctattctagtagacctcaacaatggaattatgatcagtagaaatggccatgacatggacCTTTAATTATTTTCAGACATGGTAGTACTTGTGCCGATATGAGGTGTAGGTTGTTGACACAAGACTTATGTCAAAGTGCTTTTTAAGTGTTGTCTGACTGTATTCTCTTTCCAGGAATTTGGTCTTAGAAGGTTCAAGAACAGTGTAACAAAGACCATGAAGGGCTTTGAATACGTGTTGGCCAAAATGCAAGGTAAGTTGTCAGTTATAATACAATGCATTAACCGCATGAATAAAAGCATCGCTAATTATTTTTGGAAACACCTGTTATTTTCCTGCAACGACAAGTCACAATATCTGCAATGAAAAGGAATAATTAAGAGGTGCTCTGATGCTAGGTATTTTGTTAAGATTCAGTTTAACAGATGTAAAGTAAAAGATGGAAACTGAGTAAAATAAAAACTGGGTTATGCTCTTTAAGCAATCTTATCAGTCAAGTCTAAGAACTAGCCATTTGGGTGTAGCTTTCCAGCTGGGTGTATCAGTTGAAATCCATGTTTAAATCCATGCCATAGAACTTTTTATAAAAAAGTGTATACATTTAGTTTGGATGTAATGGGGCCATACTTGTCAAActaaatgtttatttaaaaactgTTAACAAATCAAGGCTAATCACTCATTGGATATTTGTCAAGTTCAATTTGTAAGAAGACAGTTTTATGTGTTGAAAAAAATGCACAATATCAGTCTCTACTGCGACAGTTTAGTCATTCCAAAGTTAAGGGCTTGAATACATAAGGATAACATTATAGTTTGGTATTTAAAATGTACCGGCATTCGTGGAGTATTGTTGATAAAAACCCTGTGATTGACACACAACAAATCTAAAAATTAGTAATTAGTAATTAATGTTATTTATTACACAATTCAGAACAATGAAGTGTTATCGTAGGTTTTCCTGCGCTACTTAAATATCTATACCATAGCCTTATTATAACATATGTCCTGTTTTTTAGGTGAAACTCCATCAAGAACCTTAACAGAGACGGCTAcggagcgagcgagagagacggCCCTGGCAGCTAAGGAGAAAGCCAAAGATCTGGCCTCCCAGGCTCAGAAGAAACAGTATGTGTGACGTGTCGATCACCGGTTCTTTACCACTGATACTAGGACAGATGTATCTATACCCTTTTGTTTAGTTGAGCATTGGGGTAAGACAAACTGATCCCGGGTCATTGGGTAGAGACCTGACCTCTATGAGGAAGCATCGTAAATGGTGGGTGGACCATAAAAGGGCCTGAGCTGGGTTCAAGAGCCTGTTCCAGCCTCCTaaaatatattgtacttttgatACCAGATCATCTCAGTATTTACCGTCGATAGAGATCTCAGAGGAACGGCTGAATATGGCTCCAGGTGCCATAAAACAATAATAGCACTTCGCCAACCTTGATGCCGTTCATCAGACCTTTGCTCAACCTCTGTGCCCTTCATCAACGTTTACTTTTTGTTCTGTTCCTGTTAgtccgtcatgttgttttctAAGAGCTTTGTATTATTAACAGCTTTTGTTCTCATGCTAAGATTAGCATACCACAAGATCTAATTCATGTGTATGATTTACGTTTTATGTTTCTCCACAATCATGTTATCTATTAATTTAGTTGAGTTCACCCAACCACACCTTAATCATCTTAAACCTGATTACTTCAAGTTGAAGTGCATTAACTGGAGAAAGGTCCTTATTGCTTGCATTCATAGCTTGATAAGAAATACTCCCTTGTGGGAGTATCTGGTTGCAGTGGACATCAGTGTCATCGCCTGAATTTCAAATGTGTGTACAAAGGCAAACATGTTACCTTGTTTTGTGCATTCAGTTTCGGCTCGCTTACTGTGTTGATTCAATATCAGCTTGTCAATAAATGGACTGTTCCTT of Pseudochaenichthys georgianus chromosome 10, fPseGeo1.2, whole genome shotgun sequence contains these proteins:
- the prelid1a gene encoding PRELI domain containing 1a, which produces MVKYYCCAGMLKSSWDQVCVAFWQRYPNPYSNHVLTEDIIFREVTPTNCLLSRRLLTKTSRAPRWMEPYLPKQMSSSAYIIEDSIVDPQKRTMTTLTWNISHARLMSVEERCKYYINPENGSCTEIKREAWISTTIYGLSRAVQEFGLRRFKNSVTKTMKGFEYVLAKMQGETPSRTLTETATERARETALAAKEKAKDLASQAQKKQYV